From a single Coriobacteriaceae bacterium genomic region:
- the tnpA gene encoding IS200/IS605 family transposase, with translation MAQKAYSLSHTKWMCKYHVVFTPKYRRKVIYNQIRSDLGEIFRKLCQYKGIEIIEGHLMPDHVHMLLAIPPKYSVSSVMGYLKGKSSLMIFDKHANMKYKFGNRKFWAEGYYVSTVGLNEATIAKYIREQEKADIALDRLSVKEYEDPFGRGPGRK, from the coding sequence ATGGCCCAGAAGGCCTACAGCCTGTCGCACACGAAGTGGATGTGCAAGTACCACGTCGTGTTCACGCCGAAGTATAGGCGCAAAGTCATCTACAACCAAATAAGGTCCGACCTTGGGGAGATCTTCAGGAAGCTCTGCCAGTACAAGGGGATAGAGATCATCGAGGGGCACCTGATGCCCGACCACGTCCACATGCTGCTGGCGATACCGCCGAAGTACAGCGTATCGAGCGTGATGGGCTACCTGAAGGGGAAGAGCTCGCTGATGATATTCGACAAGCACGCGAACATGAAGTACAAGTTCGGCAACAGGAAGTTCTGGGCCGAGGGCTACTACGTGTCCACGGTCGGCCTGAACGAGGCCACGATCGCGAAGTACATCCGGGAGCAGGAGAAGGCCGACATCGCGCTCGACCGGCTGAGCGTCAAGGAGTACGAGGACCCCTTCGGCAGGGGGCCGGGGCGTAAATAG